In the Magnolia sinica isolate HGM2019 chromosome 15, MsV1, whole genome shotgun sequence genome, one interval contains:
- the LOC131228185 gene encoding uncharacterized protein LOC131228185 isoform X2, with protein MASGLYAATSFSIFSSPFSNSNFPSKRSQIYTPPLISPLSFLCRSHNIHSSSTSSSNLQFVLHDSLDDSGIDTTHARAARDGFCSQIQRLSRIERETSITINRGVDLGKVALHIAAEDDALVSHSSVPLPVDSFIERLDDLSMGFCSLYIPPVGSSPELFLGNLERYFYVHKGFHRSIAKNQLDVQALYLHSVLTRRSGSATMLSLVYSEMLKMLRLCGFLDFDVEIYFPHDPINLPRGYNKHKSKLSDELHILTVQSLLVEILKNLKDAFWPFKYDHAGSLFLRAAYAANCVGQGTAKGGSFKSSNTLSGLEFASAKAAQHRLGRGVWTSVHFGDMRRALAACERLILLGCDSQELRDYSVLLYHCGFYEESFQYLKLYQDSMELQFD; from the exons ATGGCTTCCGGACTCTACGCTGCTACATCCTTTTCCatcttttcttctcccttttccaATTCCAATTTCCCATCCAAACGCTCCCAAATCTACACCCCTCCTCTCATTTCACCTCTTTCCTTCCTCTGCCGAAGCCATAACATTCACAGCAGCAGTACTAGCAGCAGTAACCTCCAATTCGTCCTCCACGACTCTCTTGATGACTCCGGCATCGATACCACACATGCCAGG GCCGCCAGGGATGGCTTTTGCTCCCAGATCCAACGGCTTtcaagaatagagagagagacaagCATAACCATCAACAGAGGAGTTGATCTGGGGAAAGTGGCCCTGCACATTGCTGCAGAAGATGACGCACTAGTCTCCCATTCTTCTGTGCCTCTTCCAGTTGATTCGTTCATTGAAAGATTGGACGATCTGTCTATGGGTTTCTGCTCGCTATACATTCCCCCTGTTGGATCATCTCCTGAACTTTTCCTCGGGAATCTGGAGAGGTACTTCTATGTGCACAAG GGTTTCCATAGAAGCATCGCCAAGAATCAATTGGATGTACAAGCATTGTACCTTCATTCG GTTTTGACTCGTCGTTCAGGATCTGCAACTATGCTTTCACTTGTTTACTCAGAAATGTTAAAGATGCTACGATTGTGTGGCTTTCTAGATTTTGATGTGGAGATTTACTTTCCTCACGATCCGATCAATCTTCCTAGAGGCTATAATAAACACAAAAGCAAATTGTCTGATGAACTTCATATACTGACGGTGCAGTCCCTCTTGGTTGAG ATCTTGAAGAATCTGAAAGATGCTTTTTGGCCATTTAAGTATGATCATGCTGGGAGTCTGTTCCTAAGGGCAGCTTATGCTGCAAACTGCGTTGGACAAGGCACTGCCAAAGGAGGGTCTTTTAAGTCCAGCAACACTTTGAG TGGACTTGAGTTTGCATCTGCCAAGGCAGCTCAACATAGACTGGGGCGTGGAGTATGGACCAGTGTGCATTTTGGGGATATGCGGCGTGCATTAGCTG CCTGCGAACGCCTTATTCTCTTGGGGTGTGATTCCCAGGAATTAAGAGATTACAGTGTGCTTCTTTACCACTGTGGATTTTATGAGGAATCTTTTCAGTACCTCAAATTGTATCAAGACTCGATG
- the LOC131228186 gene encoding uncharacterized protein LOC131228186, producing the protein MKLRSEFEGTRSNLMNRESVPSLDTCLNDLLREEQRLLTQTTMEQRRSTSVPVAYAAQGRPRSRDMSTVQCFCCKGFGHYAANCPRKFCNYCKKDGHIIKECPTRPPKKSETAYTVSVGSSSAGSLVNTTQSAPAPAPVSVQPVTPDMIQQMIISAFSALGLSGSTVRADDREGA; encoded by the exons atgaaactaaggtctgaatttgaaggcaccagatccaatcttatgaaccgagaatctgtcccctccttggatacatgcctaaatgatcttcttcgcGAGGAACAGCGCCTTCTCACTCAAACCACCATGGAACAACGACGATCTACATCTGTTCCTGTAGCCTATGCAGCACAAGGCAGGCCACGAAGCAGGGATATGAGCACTGTTCAGTGCTTCTGTTGCAAGGGATTTGGTCATTATGCTGCAAACTGTCCCCGAAAATTCTGCAACTATTGCAAAAAGGATGGCCATATCATCAAGGAATGCCCAACTCGACCCCCCAagaaatcggagacagcatatactgtctcagttggctcttctagtgcgggtagtttggtgaatacaacacaaagtgctcctgctcctgctcccgtTTCAGTCCAACCCGTGACCCCTGACATGATTCAACAAATGATCATTTCTGCATTTTCAGCTTTAGGACTCTCAG GATCAACAGTCAGGGCGGATGATCGCGAGGGGGCCTAA